The sequence GTCTCGACATTGATGAGAATTCAGATTGTAGAGTCGTGTTTAATGAAATTACGAAACAAGCAATTAAGGACGCTTTCAAAACGCCACGTCCAATTAATATGGATTTGGTGGACGCTCAGCAAGCAAGAAGAATTCTCGATCGTTTAGTTGGTTATAACATTAGCCCAGTATTATGGAAGAAAGTAAAAAAGGGGCTAAGTGCTGGTCGAGTA comes from Desertibacillus haloalkaliphilus and encodes:
- a CDS encoding toprim domain-containing protein, with translation VRDLPKSQMGVDVEKSYEPKYITIRGKGPVLKELKTAAKKVKRIYLAADPDREGEAIAWHLAHSLDIDENSDCRVVFNEITKQAIKDAFKTPRPINMDLVDAQQARRILDRLVGYNISPVLWKKVKKGLSAGRV